A single region of the Chelonoidis abingdonii isolate Lonesome George chromosome 23, CheloAbing_2.0, whole genome shotgun sequence genome encodes:
- the SLC35E2B gene encoding solute carrier family 35 member E2B encodes MSSVTNTQTLVDFDPPVLEEKSKGKSLFQLGPLFASRSEKFVIARSDSVPEENVLKITITETTVIESDLGIWNSHALIYLTLWFFFSFCTLFLNKYILSLLEGEPSMLGAVQMLSTTFIGCVKMFVPCCLYQHKTRISYPPNFIMTMLFVGLMRFATVVLGLVSLKNVAVSFAETVKSSAPIFTVIMSRMILGEYTGLLVNLSLIPVMGGLALCTATEISFNILGFSAALSTNIMDCLQNVFSKKLLSGDKYRFSAPELQFYTSAAAVIMLIPAWIFFMDVPVIGKSGRRFSYNQDVIVLLLIDGVLFHLQSVTAYALMGKISPVTFSVASTVKHALSIWLSIIVFGNKITSLSAIGTVLVTIGVLLYNKAKQHQQETIQSLAVAAPQPSQSTTEDTKPLISKDLKPYD; translated from the exons ATGTCATCTGTAACAAACACTCAGACTCTGGTGGACTTTGATCCTCCTGTCCTTGAGGAAAAGTCAAAGGGGAAATCATTATTTCAGTTGGGCCCCCTCTTTGCTAGCAGGAGTGAGAAATTTGTGATTGCCAGGAGCGACAGTGTGCCAGAAGAAAATGTACTGAAAATAACCATCACCGAGACTACAGTCATTGAGTCGGACTTGGGCATCTGGAATTCTCATGCTCTGATCTACCTCACATTATGGTTTTTCTTCAGCTTTTGTACCCTTTTTCTTAACAAATACATTCTTTCACTGCTGGAAGGAGAGCCCAGCATGCTAG GTGCTGTTCAGATGCTTTCAACCACTTTCATTGGCTGTGTAAAAATGTTTGTTCCATGTTGTTTGTACCAGCACAAAACACGTATCTCTTACCCTCCCAATTTCATCATGACAATGCTGTTTGTTGGACTGATGAG GTTTGCAACAGTGGTTTTAGGTCTAGTAAGCTTGAAAAATGTGGCTGTTTCATTTGCTGAAACAGTTAAAAGCTCTGCACCTATTTTTACTGTCATTATGTCCCGGATGATTTTAGGGGAATACACTG GATTGCTggtaaatctctctctcattcctgtCATGGGAGGATTAGCTCTATGTacagccactgaaatcagtttcaACATTCTGGGTTTTTCGGCAGCTTTGTCTACTAACATCATGGACTG tttgcaaaatgttttttccaaaaaGCTGCTCAGTGGAGACAAATATAGGTTTTC TGCTCCAGAACTTCAGTTTTACACAAGTGCTGCTGCAGTTATTATGCTCAttccagcttggatatttttcaTG GATGTGCCAGTGATTGGGAAAAGTGGAAGGCGTTTCAGTTACAACCAAGATGTCATTGTACTGCTCCTAATAGATGGAGTCTTGTTCCATTTGCAGAGTGTTACAGCATATGCCTTGATGGGAAAGATTTCTCCTGTAACTTTCAG TGTTGCTAGTACAGTGAAGCATGCGTTGTCCATCTGGTTAAGTATTATTGTGTTTGGTAACAAAATTACAAGCCTCTCAGCCATTGGGACAGTTCTAGTAACAATTGGCGTTTTGCTGTATAACAAGGCAAAGCAACATCAGCAAGAAACAATACAAAGCCTGGCAGTGGCAGCCCCACAACCCTCACAGAGCACAACTGAAGATACCAAGCCACTAATATCCAAGGATTTAAAGCCATATGATTGA